The DNA segment CGCTGCCGGCATGGGCTCCCGCTACGGCGGCCTGAAGCAGATCGATCCTGTCGGACCCGCGGGCGAAACCGTTTTGGATTACGCCGTGTTCGATGCGCTGCGGGCCGGGTTCACGCGCGTGGTGTTTGTCATCCGCCGCGATTTCGAAGCGGTGTTCCGGGAGAAGATCGGCGCGCGGTATGCCGGACGCGTGGCGGTTGAGTACGTGTTCCAGGCGGCCGACGTGCTGCCGTCAGGTTATGCGCCGTTCCCGGGACGGGAAAAACCGTGGGGCACCGGGCATGCGGTGTGGTGTGCGCGCGACGCGGTGCAGGACAACTTCGCGGTGATCAACGCGGACGACTTTTACGGCGCCGACTCGTTTCGGCGGCTCGCCGGCTTCTTGCGCGGCGCGAACATGCGCGGGCCGCGGGCCGCGTTCGCGATGGTGGGCTTCCGGCTGGCGAACACGCTGTCGGAGCACGGTACGGTCTCGCGCGGGGTGTGCACGACCGGGGCCGACGGAGCGCTGCAGGCGATCGTGGAGCGGACGAGCATCGCGCCGGCGAACGTTGGCCCGGGGCTTGCGTATTCCGGCCAGGAGATCGTCTCGATGAACTGCTGGGGTTTCACTCCGGCGCTCTTCCCCGCGCTGGAGGCGCAGCTGAGCGATTTCCTCGCGGGCGTGACGGCGAGGCCGCCGGGGGCCGGCGTGGATCCGATGAAGGCTGAGTTCTACCTGCCGGCGGCGGTTTCCACCATGATCGGGCGGCGCGAGGCGGACGTACAGGTGCTGCCCACGGACAGCAGTTGGTTTGGAGTGACGTATCGCGAGGACAAGCCGCGGGTCTCGGCGGCGATCGCCGACCTCGTCAAGGCGGGCACGTACCCCGCGCAGCTGTTCTGACGAATTGCGGCGGCCGCTGGACTTTGCGGTCGACCGCGTGGAACGTTTGCGCTCCGACATCACCGCGGGCGTTCCGGCAATGGGTGCCGGGAGGCGGCGGCTGTCGCTGCTCGCATGGCCAAACTGATTCGCGCTGCTGCCAATCGAAACGCCCCGATCGTCGAGCCGGGTGCTGAGACCCTGACCCTCAGCTACTTCACGGTGTTGCGGCTGTCCGCGGGACAGACCCAGACCCTCGACGTGCCGCAATGCGAACTGCTCTGCGTGGTGTTGTCGGGGCGCGCCGACATCGCGGCGGGCGCGCGGGAGTTTCGCAACGTGGGGCGCCGCGCGGATATCTGGGACGGACCGGCGGACTCGGTGTACTGCGGGACCTGCCCGCGCATGACCGTGCGCGCGGCGCGCGACGGCACGGAGGTGCTGGTGGTGGGCGGGCTTTGCGAGCAGCCGTTCGCCCCGTTCCGCATCGCGCCGGAGGAGGTCGAGGCGATCGACATCGGCTCGGTGGAGACGCATTCGCACCGGCGGATGTACTGCATTCTCGGACCCGCGGCGACGGGACGCGTCGGCCGTCTCTATGCGGCCGAGATGCTGGTGTCAGAGGGTTGCTGGATGGGTTATCCGCCACACAAGCACGACCAGGAGCAATTGCCGGACGAGGCGGATTTCGAGGAGGTGGGCCACTTTCGCTTCCGACCTGAATCGGGTTTTGCGGCGCAGTTCTGCTACGACGGCACCGTGGCCGAGCCGATGTGCTTCAAGGCGCAGCACGGCGACACGTTCCTCGTGGACCGCGGGTACCATCCCGCGGCCATGGCGCCGGGCTACCAAGGGTATGTTTTCCGCGCCATGGTAGGTCGCCAGGGGCGGAGGTTCGCCCCCAAGTTCGAGGCGCAGCACCGCCACTTGGTCGACCGGATCCCGGGCGTGGCGGCGATGGTGGAACGCTTCCAGCAATGACCGGTGGCGGCGCGTGCGCCGCGCCGGTGGCTCAGCTCTTGTCCGCCGCGAGAACCTTGAGGACGTCGGCCGCCTGCTGGTCGGTCTTGGCCTTGTAGTCCGCCCAAACGATCTTGCCGTCCTTGATGAGGAAGGCCTGGCGCGCGGCGAACTCGCCGATGGCCGGGACGCTGCGCACGGGTACGCCGAAGGCCTTGATCACGGCCCGGTCCGGGTCCGCCAGCAGCGTGAACGGGAAATGCTCCTCGGCCTTGAACTTGGCCTGCGCGGCGACGTCGTCGGTGCTGACACCGAACACCGCGACGCCCTGGCGGGTGAGTTCCTCGTAGGCGTCGCGCAGCGAGCAGCCCTGGGCGGTGCAGCCGCTGGTGCCGGCGCGCGGGTAAAAATAGACCAGCGTGTAGCGCTGTTTCTTATACGCGTCGCCGAGGTCGATCCGGGTGCCGGCGTCCGTGGTGGCGGTGACCGCGGGCGCCGGGTCCCCGACTTTGAGCGGTTCGGCGTGGGCGCGGGCGGAGGCGAACAGAAAGGTGAGCAGCGACATAAGGGCGAGGGGGAGGCGGGTTTTCATGCCGCCGCACCGTGCCCAGAACCCCGCCCGACGCAAACGGCCCTCAGGCCGCCGCACCGCTGGCGCGGGCGGCGCGGACGGAGAGGACGGCGCGGGCCGTGACCGCGGTCAGGACCACGGCGCCGCCCACCAGCGCGAACGGGGATGGCCGTTCCCCGCTCCAGAGGAGGACCCAGATGGGGTTGAGGATCGGCTCGATCACCGGGATGAGCACGGCCTCGAGGGCGGTGACATGCCGGATGGCGCGGGCGTACAGCCAGTACGACACGCCCAACTGGACGACGCCGAGCGTCAGCAGCGCGCCCCAGCCGATGCCCGGCAGGGCGGGAGATTGGACGATCCACCAGAGGCCGACGGCGAACGCGAGGAAGTTGCCGAGGATGATCGATTCGACGGCGGAGGTGTTCTTCTGGCGCCGCAGGGCGACGGTCATCGCGGCGAAGCAGACGCCGCTGATCACGGCGATGACGTTGCCGAGGACGTGCGTGAGTTCGAGGGCATCGGCGAAGAACAGGGCCATGCCGAAGAGCACGGTGCCGATCGTGATCCAGTCGGCGCGCGAGGCGCGCTCGCCGAGAAACCAGGCGCCAAGCAGGGCGACCCACACCGGGGCGGTGTACTGGAGCAGGATGGCGTTGGCCGCGGTGGTGAGCTTCGTGGCGGTGCAGAACGTGACGGTGCAGGCGGCGTAGGCGATGGCGCCGATGACCTGGTCGCGGGAGAAGTGAAACCGCAGCGCGCGATTCGTCGCCAGCAGGAACACGCCGGCGATCAGGCCGCGCGCGCCGGCGACGGCGAGGGGAGACCAGGTGACGGCCTTGATCAGCAACCCGCCGAGGCTCCAGCACAGGGCGGCGGCGACGAGCAGCAGGACGGAACGTGAATGAGCGGCGTTCACGGAGATGAAGGGCCAAGTGGTGGCAGCCGGGCGCCCGCGGGCAACGGCAAACCCGCCGGGGCCACGGTGTGCCGGCGGGCCGCGCGGGCTGCTGTCCGGTTTCGAGCGACGATGGCGCTAGCGTTACCGGGCCGCGTTGGCCCGGGGCGCCGAAGAGAGCGGGGTGGGCGGGAGCCGGCGGGCGGGGCGCAGGACGCTGTGGTTGACCGGCCGTAATTGGTCGGGCGTGAGTCGGGGGAGATCGGGCAGCGTGTCGCGGCGGACCTCGCGCAGCCAGTCACGAGCGAGAGCGCGGAAGGTATCCCAACGCTCGGCGAGGAAAAGGTCGCGGTCGCGCCAGCCGGAGGCGGGACCGATGAGCGGGCCGGCATGGGCGACCTGCCGCAGCAGGCTACGCCACTCGGTGAGGAGGCGGTCGATGTCGCCGCGACCGGCGGTCTCAACCTCCGCGATGACCTCGCGGGCGCGGGCGCCGTCGGCGATCAGGGCGCGCACGGCTTCGCTACCGCCGGAACCGTACTGCGGTGGCAGGCCCTCCTGGAGCCAGCCCTCGATGGTGAGCCGCCGGTAGGCGAAATTGCACGCGGCGGCGAGCCGGCCGAGACGCCGCGGGTTGGTGCCCGAAAAGCGGTCGCCGGCGAACAGGTTGGCGGCGTCGAACAGCAGGTCGTCGACGGGGTACCGGCGATCCTCGAGCGCGGCGGAAAGCGCAAGGCCTTCGGGACCCAGGAAGCAGGACACGATCTCGCCGCGCGCGGTGAGCCGCAGCTGGCGGTCGAGCACGCCGGTGCGCTGCCATTGCCAGAGGAGGGTGGGCTGCGGCGAGAAGCCGAGGCACTCGGCGCGGTGGCGGCACCCCTGGCAGCCGGGGAACGGATGACGCTCGCGCCGGACGAGCCGGGCGCGGCCGGTGTCGGTGTGCTCCCCGCAAGGCAGGGCGGTGGGGTCGAGCTGCGCGGTCTGTTCGGATCCGAGCGCGACGTGTTCCTCGCTGAAAAAGCGGCCGGACTCAGTGCCGGCGAGCTCCAGGGCGTCGCGGCCGGCGCGCAGTTGCCGCAGGAAGAACGCCCAGGGCAGCGGGGCGGCGCGCTTGAGGCGCAGGGGTTCGGCCCGGCGCATGCGCAGGCTGCTGCTGCTCACGAGCACGTAGCCCACGTCGTCGAGTCCGCGCCGACCCGCGCGGCCGATCATCTGCAGGAGGTCGTGCGGCGCGATTTCCCGGTCGAGCTGGTCGTGGCGGAAACTGCTCGCGGTGATCAGCACGGAGCGCAGCGAAAAGTTGATGCCGGCGCTGAGCCCGAGCGTGGCGACGACGGCGCGGAGCTGCCCCGCCTTCGCCAGCGGCTCGATGACCCCGGCGCGCTGGGCGTAGCTGAGCCCGCTGTGGTGGTAGGCCACGCGGTTGCGCAGGAGCTTCGCGAGGGCCGGGCCACACATCTGCTCCTGTTCCGGCGTGAGCGTCAGCGGGTCCGGGAGCGGGAGCTCGCGGGCGAACTGCCGGGCCAGCCGCTCGGCATCGCGCCGGTGCGGCGCAAACACGAGCACGGGGCCCATGCCCTCGCGCAGGGCGCCGGCGACGCGCTTCGACCAGAAACCCTCGATGCAGCGTGGGAGCCCGTGGATGAGTTCATCGACTTCGACCTCCTCGAGCTGCACCGGGCGGATGTGATGCTCGATCACCTCGGCATCGCGGCCGAGCCGCCGCAGCCACGCGGCCACGTCGTGCGGGTTGGCGACAGCGCCGGAGAGCAGGAGGAGCTGCAGGCGTCGCGGGGCCGCGAGCAGCACGCCTTCGTAGTGATTGCCGCGGTGCGCATCGGCGAGCCAGTGGTACTCGTCCACGACGAGCAGCGAGAAGCTGGCCGCGCGCGGGGCGGCGCCGCGGCGGGCTTCCGCTGCGGGTGAGGCCGCGGCGTCGGGTTCGCGCCGCCACGCGGCATCGTCAACCACCAGACCCTGCACGGCTTCGAGCGTGGCAACGACCACGGGGGCGTCGGGATCGACGCAGAGATCGCCGGTCGTGATGCCCACGTGCCAGCCGCGGGTGCGCCACTCGGCGTACTTGTCGTTGGCGAGTGCGCGCGTGGGCACGGTGTAGAGCGCGCGCCGCGCGAAACTCGTCTGCTCGGCCCAGCGCTCAAAGACGTAGGTTTTCCCGGCTCCGGTCGGTGCGTCGACGATCACGTCGCGTCCGGCGCGCAATCCCGCCAACGCCAACGCCTGCCATTTGTCTGGCAGCATCAGCTTTTGCAGGCCGGCGAAGGCGTCGGAGAGCACGCCGGCATCGTGCGCCTGCGCGGCGGGTCGTCAAATGCCGGGACGTGCGGAAATCGTTCGCCGGCTCGGCGGCGCACGGTGGATTTCGCCGCAGCGCTGAGTCAACCGTTCGGCGCCCGCCGTTCGGCCTTGATTTGGCGCTAGAAGCGAATGCCAGCGACGGCCTGCCAGACCCGGCCGGCGTCGATGGTGTAGCGATACCAGGAGCCGACGTAATAGATGTCCCGATTGTCGAACAGGTTGGTGACCTTGAATGACAGGTTGTACGTGCACCGGCGGGCCTTGCGCTTGTAGCTGACGATGGTGTCCACGCGCCAGTAGTCGGGGAGGGGGCCCCAATTCGGTTCGTTGTGGATGGTGGCGTTGGTGAGGTCGCGTTCGCCGGTGTAGATGGTGCCCAGGCTGAGGCCCAGGCCCTTCAGTTTGCCGCGGCTGAAGTTGTACTTGTTGAACAAGGTGAAGCGAAAGCGCGGGGAGAGATCCTTGGCCACGCCGGTAAGCTCATTGCGGGCATCGGTGTCGGAAAAGCCGCCGATGACGAGCCAGTCGTCGGTGATGCGGCCGTTGACACTCACCTCTGTGCCGCTGCTGTGCTGGCCGCTGACCTGGACGTAATAGTCGGTGCGCCCGGGGGTGGTGTCCTTCTGGGCGACGTTGTCCTGCATGATGTCGAACCATGTCACCAGGCCGGAGATACGGCCGCGGAGGAGACTAAAGCGGGCGCCAACCTCCTTCTGGTTTCCTTCCTCGGGTTTCAGTTCAGAGCCGTCGGGCTGGAGGGTGTACACCGGCGAGAAGGAGCTGTTGAGGTTGGCGTAGAGCGAGAGGGTCTTGGCGGCATTGGCGTGCCACACCACGCCGACGCTGTGCGTGGTAGCGTCAGCGGTTTGGTAAGTGGTGGGCTTGCTCTCGAGCAGGACCTTGTTGGGGAAGGTGCCGCTGGCGAAGGCGATCGTCTTGCGGGCGTAGTGCGACTGCCGCACGCCCGCCATGACGTAGAAGCGGTCGTGCCAGAACGAAAACACGTCGTTGGCGTAGAGATCCTGGTTGGAGGTGTAGGTTCTGGTGGAGGTGTCGAGGTAGAGCGGCGAGCGCGCGTCGACGGCGGGGGTGGGGGTCTCAAGGCCGCGATCCAGCAGGTTGATGGGGAGCAGCAGGTTCGGGTTGAAGCCGGCGAGCCTGGGGTTGGCGAGGAACTCGGCGTAGCTGAGGTTCGGGTAGGTGAAGTACTTTGCCGAGGCCGAGGCATCCGCGATGCGGCCGTCGCCCGCGAGCTTGGCGCCGGTGAGGCCGCCGTAGTTCTGGCTGGACCGCATGATGGTGTTGGTGTCGTAGACTTGGATCCAGCCCTGACCGAGGAGGAGCCGATGATTCAGGGGGCCGGTGCGGGCTTGCCAGACGAGTTCGTTGCGCAAGCGATAGTTGTCCGTGTTCTGCGGCCGTGAACGCCATTGGCGCGGCATCAGCGCCGCGTCCTTCAGGATCACGAGGCCATCGGAGAGCGCCTGGGTTTCGACGTTGTTCTGGGCTCGGTTCTCGAACTGGAACTGGGACCGGAACTGCAGCGAATCGGAGAACGCGTGACGGAAGTCGGTGGAATAGACGCGTCGCAGGTTGCGCCGGTAGTCATCCGGACTGATCCAGGCGATCTTGCGGGGGAACTTGTGGTAGGTGCCGTCGCCCGTGACGATGCCGTAGGGGTCGCCGTTGTGGACGGGGGTCTCCCAGCTGGCCTGGCTCTCCTTCCAATTGTAGAAGT comes from the Opitutus sp. ER46 genome and includes:
- a CDS encoding sugar phosphate nucleotidyltransferase encodes the protein MSLSLVVLAAGMGSRYGGLKQIDPVGPAGETVLDYAVFDALRAGFTRVVFVIRRDFEAVFREKIGARYAGRVAVEYVFQAADVLPSGYAPFPGREKPWGTGHAVWCARDAVQDNFAVINADDFYGADSFRRLAGFLRGANMRGPRAAFAMVGFRLANTLSEHGTVSRGVCTTGADGALQAIVERTSIAPANVGPGLAYSGQEIVSMNCWGFTPALFPALEAQLSDFLAGVTARPPGAGVDPMKAEFYLPAAVSTMIGRREADVQVLPTDSSWFGVTYREDKPRVSAAIADLVKAGTYPAQLF
- a CDS encoding DEAD/DEAH box helicase, yielding MLSDAFAGLQKLMLPDKWQALALAGLRAGRDVIVDAPTGAGKTYVFERWAEQTSFARRALYTVPTRALANDKYAEWRTRGWHVGITTGDLCVDPDAPVVVATLEAVQGLVVDDAAWRREPDAAASPAAEARRGAAPRAASFSLLVVDEYHWLADAHRGNHYEGVLLAAPRRLQLLLLSGAVANPHDVAAWLRRLGRDAEVIEHHIRPVQLEEVEVDELIHGLPRCIEGFWSKRVAGALREGMGPVLVFAPHRRDAERLARQFARELPLPDPLTLTPEQEQMCGPALAKLLRNRVAYHHSGLSYAQRAGVIEPLAKAGQLRAVVATLGLSAGINFSLRSVLITASSFRHDQLDREIAPHDLLQMIGRAGRRGLDDVGYVLVSSSSLRMRRAEPLRLKRAAPLPWAFFLRQLRAGRDALELAGTESGRFFSEEHVALGSEQTAQLDPTALPCGEHTDTGRARLVRRERHPFPGCQGCRHRAECLGFSPQPTLLWQWQRTGVLDRQLRLTARGEIVSCFLGPEGLALSAALEDRRYPVDDLLFDAANLFAGDRFSGTNPRRLGRLAAACNFAYRRLTIEGWLQEGLPPQYGSGGSEAVRALIADGARAREVIAEVETAGRGDIDRLLTEWRSLLRQVAHAGPLIGPASGWRDRDLFLAERWDTFRALARDWLREVRRDTLPDLPRLTPDQLRPVNHSVLRPARRLPPTPLSSAPRANAAR
- a CDS encoding DMT family transporter; protein product: MNAAHSRSVLLLVAAALCWSLGGLLIKAVTWSPLAVAGARGLIAGVFLLATNRALRFHFSRDQVIGAIAYAACTVTFCTATKLTTAANAILLQYTAPVWVALLGAWFLGERASRADWITIGTVLFGMALFFADALELTHVLGNVIAVISGVCFAAMTVALRRQKNTSAVESIILGNFLAFAVGLWWIVQSPALPGIGWGALLTLGVVQLGVSYWLYARAIRHVTALEAVLIPVIEPILNPIWVLLWSGERPSPFALVGGAVVLTAVTARAVLSVRAARASGAAA
- a CDS encoding TonB-dependent receptor plug domain-containing protein, whose translation is MNAIRNLACTLAFALGVVPAAHAQSISPASTTDAPAKDETIQLSVFEVTSSKDVGYLSTNAAEVTRMNTAIEDIPMNVTVFNQQFIEDLLATDSSDLLAYDSSSMKTTENDGFMARGSASVGTNFLNGFAQTSGFGSQPLANIERVEVIRGPAAILYGAGGYGGTYNRITKQPQPRWFTSARVVASDHSSYRGEVDYNQPLPVFGGKTLLFRANGIYDRGYTWFGQRRQEDGLALSLAWQIAKPTKLIIDYFYNWKESQASWETPVHNGDPYGIVTGDGTYHKFPRKIAWISPDDYRRNLRRVYSTDFRHAFSDSLQFRSQFQFENRAQNNVETQALSDGLVILKDAALMPRQWRSRPQNTDNYRLRNELVWQARTGPLNHRLLLGQGWIQVYDTNTIMRSSQNYGGLTGAKLAGDGRIADASASAKYFTYPNLSYAEFLANPRLAGFNPNLLLPINLLDRGLETPTPAVDARSPLYLDTSTRTYTSNQDLYANDVFSFWHDRFYVMAGVRQSHYARKTIAFASGTFPNKVLLESKPTTYQTADATTHSVGVVWHANAAKTLSLYANLNSSFSPVYTLQPDGSELKPEEGNQKEVGARFSLLRGRISGLVTWFDIMQDNVAQKDTTPGRTDYYVQVSGQHSSGTEVSVNGRITDDWLVIGGFSDTDARNELTGVAKDLSPRFRFTLFNKYNFSRGKLKGLGLSLGTIYTGERDLTNATIHNEPNWGPLPDYWRVDTIVSYKRKARRCTYNLSFKVTNLFDNRDIYYVGSWYRYTIDAGRVWQAVAGIRF
- a CDS encoding 5-deoxy-glucuronate isomerase, whose product is MAKLIRAAANRNAPIVEPGAETLTLSYFTVLRLSAGQTQTLDVPQCELLCVVLSGRADIAAGAREFRNVGRRADIWDGPADSVYCGTCPRMTVRAARDGTEVLVVGGLCEQPFAPFRIAPEEVEAIDIGSVETHSHRRMYCILGPAATGRVGRLYAAEMLVSEGCWMGYPPHKHDQEQLPDEADFEEVGHFRFRPESGFAAQFCYDGTVAEPMCFKAQHGDTFLVDRGYHPAAMAPGYQGYVFRAMVGRQGRRFAPKFEAQHRHLVDRIPGVAAMVERFQQ
- a CDS encoding peroxiredoxin, which encodes MKTRLPLALMSLLTFLFASARAHAEPLKVGDPAPAVTATTDAGTRIDLGDAYKKQRYTLVYFYPRAGTSGCTAQGCSLRDAYEELTRQGVAVFGVSTDDVAAQAKFKAEEHFPFTLLADPDRAVIKAFGVPVRSVPAIGEFAARQAFLIKDGKIVWADYKAKTDQQAADVLKVLAADKS